A stretch of DNA from Gottschalkia acidurici 9a:
TTATATTACTGAGTCGTGCCAATTTTACCACTCCTTCTGACTTTGACCTTCTTTGCCCTTTATATATATTTTAATCTATTAAAAATATTTTTCAAGTCTTTTCTCATTATTTTTCACCCATTTTTTTAAATTTATACCCAATTTATATCAACTTTATTTCTATATGTTGGTTTATGAGCTCTTAATACTTATTATATGAGATTTATGTTATAGCTTTTCATAATAATTATAAAAATGCTCCCTTTAAAATATCAGACTTTTCTTTTTGTCTGTCTACTTCTAAAGGGAGCATTTCTTATTTTAATTATTTAATACCCTTAATTTCATCCATTAACTCCTTGAATTTTGGCAAAGCATTAATAATAGTTTCATAGGATACGCAGTAGGCAATTCTTACATAGCCTGGACATGCAAAAGCAGATCCTGGAACAACTAAAATATTGTATTTTTTCGCCATGTTAGCAAAATCAATATCTTTTTCAATAGGTGATTTTACAAACATGTAGAATGCGCCTTCTGGTTTTATACATTCAAATCCAACCTCTGTCAATCCTTTGTAAAGAACTTCTCTATTTTTGTTATAAGCTGCTACATTTACCTCTGCATCTATACATTTAGCTACTGCTCTCTGAAGCAATGATGGAGCATTGACAAATCCTAAAATACGATTTGCAACATTTGCAGCTGACAGTACATTTTCAAAATCATCTACAGTGTTTGGAATAACTAAATACCCTATTCTTTCACCAGGTAAAGAAAGGGATTTACTATATGAGTAGCCTACAATAGTGTTTTCAAAATATTTCGGAATATATGGAACAGTTATACCATCATACGCAAGTTCACGATAAGGTTCATCTGCAATAAGATAGATACTTGTTCCAAATTCTTTCTGCTTTTCTCTCAGGATATCTGAAAGTTCCTGAATTGTCTCTTCAGAGTAAATAACTCCTGTAGGATTATTAGGAGAGTTTATGATTACCGCCTTCGTCTTTGCCGTTATCTTCTCTCTAAATTCTTTAAGGTTTGGTTGGAAATTAACTGTATTTGGTGAAATGACTACAAGATTGCCATCATAGTTTGATACATAGCTTCTGTACTCACCAAAATAAGGAGCAAATACAATAACCTCATCACTAGGATTAAGAATGGTCTTAAGAGCTACATTAAGTCCACCAGCAGCACCAACAGTCATTATCAGGTTTTTTTCACTAAAATCCATTCCGAATCTCTTGTTTAAAGACTCTGCAATAATGCTTCTTACATCCTCGTATCCAGAATTATTCATATATCCATGAACATAAGTCGATGATTCATTATTTAGTATATCTATTATTGCCTGTTTTACCTCTTCTGGTGGTGCTAAATTGGGATTTCCAAGACTGAAATCATATACATTTTCTGCACCATGGATTGAGGCCAGTTTCTTTCCTTCTTCAAACATAGCTCTTATGAGCGAACTAGCTTCAACATATCCAACCATTTTCTTAGATATCATCTATATGCACTCCTCTTCAAAATTATTATTCCTAATACATGTGATATTATATATGCTATAATCCTATAAATTCCTGTGATGAAGGTATGGCATTTCTCCTTCATCACAGGAATCATATTTGTTTTATTATCTATTCTATTTTAACATAAAAATAATCTTTAGAGAAAAAATTAACAATATTTTGCCATATAAATCTAATAACTTATATAAGATGTTGATTTTAAAAACTTTTTTTCAAAGGATATAGGCTTGCTTCATTAAGAATAATATATATTATGGTTAGTAAATAAATGACTGAATATGATTACATATTGTTCTATTAATTATTATTATCATGTAGTACTTGATCTATAACTATAACTAGAGCTAATATAAACTCATCCTTTTCTCCTTCAGCTATGTTTACTGAATACGTGTCAGAAAATGATATATACTTTTTATCTACACTAGCTATCGGTCTTCCATTTCTATATATGCTAAAATTATAATCAAAAATATCTCCATCTATTTCAAAATTTCCATAATTACTTTCTATGTCAAATTTTGATTTAAAAAATGTAAGTTGTTTTTTTACTCTCGCTACTTGTATATCTCTTATATAAATATTGTATTCAGGTAAAAATTTAAATATCTTTTGTTCTATATATATTAGATGCTTTTCATTCATATCATATATATTTAGCTTATTTCCTATTGAAAATATTTTCCCTTCTACTTGAAAGATTGGTTTTCCAAATTCGTCTGTTATATTAAATATATCTCCAAGAGAAAATATTTTTTGTCTTACGATATATTTCACAATCTTCACCTCTCATTTTCTTTATAATAATATATACCTCTAGTATACAATATTATGTGATAAAAATTTTACATTTTAATTTTAAAATTAAAAGTAATTAGTTCTTTACTATGCAGATATCAATATTTCTGTTATAATTAGCCATAAATAACCATCAAAATAAATTTCTATTAAAAGGAGAATGTGCTATGTCTAATTTTATTGAAATCCAGCCAGAAAATTTTGATCAAAGCCCATTTAAACTTATAGGCAAAGACTGGATGTTAGTAACTGCAGAGCATAATGAAAAAGTTAATACAATGACTGCTTCATGGGGTGGATTTGGAGTAATGTGGTTTAAAAATGTTGCATATATTGTTATAAGACCACAGCGCTATACTAAAGAGTTTGTTGATAACTCTGATAGCTTTTCACTTACTTTTTTTGATGAAAGTTTTAGAAAACAACTTAGTTATCTTGGTACTGTGTCAGGTAGAGATGAAGATAAAATCAAAAAAGCAAATTTATCTGTTCTACATATAGACGATATACCT
This window harbors:
- a CDS encoding pyridoxal phosphate-dependent aminotransferase, with product MISKKMVGYVEASSLIRAMFEEGKKLASIHGAENVYDFSLGNPNLAPPEEVKQAIIDILNNESSTYVHGYMNNSGYEDVRSIIAESLNKRFGMDFSEKNLIMTVGAAGGLNVALKTILNPSDEVIVFAPYFGEYRSYVSNYDGNLVVISPNTVNFQPNLKEFREKITAKTKAVIINSPNNPTGVIYSEETIQELSDILREKQKEFGTSIYLIADEPYRELAYDGITVPYIPKYFENTIVGYSYSKSLSLPGERIGYLVIPNTVDDFENVLSAANVANRILGFVNAPSLLQRAVAKCIDAEVNVAAYNKNREVLYKGLTEVGFECIKPEGAFYMFVKSPIEKDIDFANMAKKYNILVVPGSAFACPGYVRIAYCVSYETIINALPKFKELMDEIKGIK
- a CDS encoding LURP-one-related/scramblase family protein; the protein is MKYIVRQKIFSLGDIFNITDEFGKPIFQVEGKIFSIGNKLNIYDMNEKHLIYIEQKIFKFLPEYNIYIRDIQVARVKKQLTFFKSKFDIESNYGNFEIDGDIFDYNFSIYRNGRPIASVDKKYISFSDTYSVNIAEGEKDEFILALVIVIDQVLHDNNN
- a CDS encoding flavin reductase: MSNFIEIQPENFDQSPFKLIGKDWMLVTAEHNEKVNTMTASWGGFGVMWFKNVAYIVIRPQRYTKEFVDNSDSFSLTFFDESFRKQLSYLGTVSGRDEDKIKKANLSVLHIDDIPYFEEANIVIFCKKLYSQEFKLECFVDSNLDQKCYPDKDHHILYIAEVTKILVKD